A part of Actinomycetota bacterium genomic DNA contains:
- a CDS encoding transcriptional repressor has translation MSRRVSGGDGTDAAAGNEGLHREAALRLTAAEQRYTSCRRALVEAMAAAKRPLTIPEILAAAGTVTVSSAYRNLTILCEADVARRVSGTDDLGRFELAEDVSGHHHHHLICSSCGTMADVSASAKLEKAVAEAARQAAEETGFDVRTHRVDLEGLCPACR, from the coding sequence TTGAGCCGGCGGGTCTCCGGCGGCGACGGCACGGACGCCGCAGCCGGCAACGAGGGCCTGCACCGGGAGGCTGCGCTTCGGCTGACGGCTGCCGAACAGCGGTACACGTCGTGCCGGCGAGCATTGGTTGAGGCCATGGCCGCAGCCAAACGTCCCCTGACCATTCCCGAGATCCTGGCCGCCGCAGGCACGGTGACCGTCAGCTCGGCCTACCGGAACCTGACGATCCTGTGCGAGGCCGATGTCGCCCGCCGGGTCTCCGGGACCGACGACCTGGGCCGCTTCGAGCTGGCCGAGGACGTCAGCGGCCACCACCATCACCACCTGATCTGCTCCTCGTGCGGAACGATGGCCGACGTGAGCGCCTCCGCCAAGCTCGAGAAGGCGGTGGCCGAGGCCGCCCGCCAGGCCGCCGAGGAGACCGGTTTCGACGTCCGGACGCACCGGGTCGACCTCGAGGGACTCTGCCCAGCCTGCCGCTAA